In a genomic window of Rhododendron vialii isolate Sample 1 chromosome 12a, ASM3025357v1:
- the LOC131310198 gene encoding transcription factor TCP5: MITATREKDFEAKAEGDTNNNNNKFPKAPSSSRQWSAFRNPRIVRVSRAFGGKDRHSKVCTVRGLRDRRIRLSVPTAIQVYDLQDRLGLSQPSKVVDWLMEATKLDIDKLPPLQMPPGNFSQFHPATLVSHDLNSPQSSFSPFFSPNPTYAKEGVKINCNAGDDQEMMGKSLMKGWEFGGKLKEVERETTSVEKTKWNMRANEEQNLSAQNFFPIASNSSNSFPNLLNNSMPYNYFHWDPNSTLSLSQFPSQTETANPGNLMSIPSSMAPFSSGSQLFLSPPLATPSIFPPFPPYVTTLGEGDTRQINHFPLMSSNSQHVVPNSLVSSLNSFSSPMSSTSKVDLHSQIEQSKATQ, from the coding sequence ATGATCACAGCTACAAGAGAAAAAGATTTCGAGGCGAAGGCCGAAGGCGacaccaacaacaacaataacaagtTCCCCAAGGCACCATCAAGCTCAAGGCAATGGTCGGCATTTAGAAACCCGAGAATTGTACGCGTCTCTCGTGCCTTTGGAGGAAAAGACCGGCACAGCAAGGTTTGCACCGTGAGGGGCTTGAGAGACCGGCGGATCAGGCTTTCGGTTCCCACAGCTATTCAGGTATATGATCTTCAGGATAGGCTCGGTCTCAGCCAGCCGAGCAAGGTGGTAGACTGGTTGATGGAAGCTACTAAGCTCGATATCGATAAACTCCCACCTCTTCAGATGCCCCCGGGGAATTTCAGCCAGTTCCACCCGGCAACCCTAGTTTCTCATGATTTGAATTCCCCTCAATCTTCTTTCTCTCCCTTCTTTAGTCCGAATCCAACGTACGCCAAGGAAGGGGTTAAGATCAACTGTAACGCGGGAGACGATCAAGAAATGATGGGGAAATCATTGATGAAAGGCTGGGAATTTGGAGGGAAGCTCAAGGAAGTTGAGAGGGAGACTACTAGTGTTGAGAAAACCAAGTGGAATATGAGAGCAAACGAAGAGCAAAATCTCTCAGCCCAGAACTTCTTTCCCATTGCCAGCAACTCCTCCAATTCCTTCCCAAACTTGCTCAACAATTCCATGCCATACAACTACTTCCATTGGGATCCTAATTCCACTCTATCCTTGTCTCAGTTTCCCTCCCAAACGGAAACCGCCAATCCCGGTAACTTGATGTCGATACCATCATCGATGGCGCCTTTCTCGTCTGGCTCTCAACTGTTTCTATCTCCGCCCTTGGCAACACCGTCGATTTTCCCTCCGTTTCCTCCCTATGTTACCACTCTAGGAGAGGGCGATACAAGGCAAATTAACCACTTCCCACTGATGAGCTCAAATTCACAACACGTTGTTCCGAACTCACTCGTTTCGTCCCTCAATTCTTTTAGTTCTCCGATGAGTTCTACCTCCAAAGTCGATCTTCATTCGCAGATCGAACAATCAAAGGCTACCCAATAA